The genomic interval CATCTTGACTAAAAAATCTAAGAAACGTAAATTAGCTTTGACACACTCAGCGCTAGTTCACTCTACAGATATGAAAAGCATTAAACAACAATTAAGAATTATCTAATAATTCTTTAGGTTAAAAAATTATTTATATAACCTTGGAGTATGGCTTTTAAGTTCCTTTGATTAAATTCAGGACGCCTGCTACAAAAACACATTAAAATTATGCCAAGATCGGTAAATTCAGTTGCTAAAAGAGCAAGAAGAAAAAAAATAATGAAGCAAGCCAAAGGTTTCTTTGGTAGACGTAAAAACGTTTGGACAGTTGCTAAGAACGCGGTAGAGAAAGCGATGAGCTACGCTTACCGTGACAGAAAACAGAATAAAAGAAATTTCCGTTCATTATGGATTCAACGTATTAACGCTGGAGCTAGATTAGAAGGAATGTCTTATTCTCAATTCATGGGGAAAGTTAAAGCTAACGGAATCGAATTGAACCGTAAAGTTCTTGCAGATTTAGCTATGAACCACCCAGAAGCTTTCAAAGCTATTCTTAACAAAGTAAAATAAAACGTTTATAAACTCAATTTAGATTTACTTACTTATCATAAAGAAACCATCCGTTAATTCGGATGGTTTTTTGTTTTTACAACAATCTGCTTTATCTTTAAATCTCTTTTAAAGAATTACAAAATGTTTACACCTCTTTTTAATCATATACAAAAATTCATAACTCTTGAACCTTCAGAAATTGATATTTTAGAATCGCACCTTAGTATTTCAAAAGTTAAAAAGAAAGAGCATTTATTACAAGAAGGCCAGGTCTGTGACACATTATATTTTATAATAAAGGGCTTTGCGAGACAATATATTATCAATTCAAAAGGAAGTGAGCAAACATTGCAATTTGCTATTGAAAATTGGTGGATAACTGATTATTTAAGCTATCATAACACTACTCCTTCTCACTTCTATATTCAAACAGTTGAAAACTGCGAATTAATAGCAATTCAAAAAAATACTTTAGAATCTTTACTAATCGAAATTCCAAAACTGGAAAGATATTTTAGAATAGTTTCTCAAAAATCTTTTGGAGCTGCACAAATGAGAATTAAATTCCTTTTTACAATGTCGGCAGAAGAACGATACAATCATTTCAAAAACCAGCAACCCGATTTTGTACAACGTGTTCCACAATATATGCTTGCCTCTTACTTAGATTTTTCTGCTGAATTCATGAGTAAAATTAGGGCCGGAAAAGTATGATTTGAATTTCTTGAAGTAGTTCAAGTTTTTAAGAGAATACATTACTGACCTTTGTAATGAACTTTTAAAACACATAAAAATGAAATCAAGAATTGTTATCCCGAACGTTGCTCCAGAAGCTTATCAGGCTTTATTAAATTTAGAAAAATACATTTCTTCTACTTCACTGACACCTACTCATAAAGAATTAATCAAAATTCGCGCTTCTCAAATTAATGGCTGCGCTTATTGTATTAATATGCATACTGCTGACGCGAGAAAATACGGAATTTCTGAACAGAGAATA from Flavobacterium sp. carries:
- the rpmI gene encoding 50S ribosomal protein L35; protein product: MPKMKTKSSAKKRFKVTGSGKIKRKHAFKSHILTKKSKKRKLALTHSALVHSTDMKSIKQQLRII
- the rplT gene encoding 50S ribosomal protein L20; protein product: MPRSVNSVAKRARRKKIMKQAKGFFGRRKNVWTVAKNAVEKAMSYAYRDRKQNKRNFRSLWIQRINAGARLEGMSYSQFMGKVKANGIELNRKVLADLAMNHPEAFKAILNKVK
- a CDS encoding Crp/Fnr family transcriptional regulator — protein: MFTPLFNHIQKFITLEPSEIDILESHLSISKVKKKEHLLQEGQVCDTLYFIIKGFARQYIINSKGSEQTLQFAIENWWITDYLSYHNTTPSHFYIQTVENCELIAIQKNTLESLLIEIPKLERYFRIVSQKSFGAAQMRIKFLFTMSAEERYNHFKNQQPDFVQRVPQYMLASYLDFSAEFMSKIRAGKV